The following proteins are encoded in a genomic region of Musa acuminata AAA Group cultivar baxijiao chromosome BXJ2-11, Cavendish_Baxijiao_AAA, whole genome shotgun sequence:
- the LOC135626706 gene encoding bidirectional sugar transporter SWEET16-like isoform X1 — protein MEASLLFVGIVGNVISVLVFASPINTFRRIVRNRSTEDFEPSPYVITLLNSSLWVYYGITKPGGLLIVTVNGVGVVMEAVYVALFLLYAAPPLKAKTAVLVAALDVGFFGAVALVTRLAVHGSSRVVVIGLVCAFLNVLMYGSPLCAMRSVITRRSVEYMPFLLSFFLFLNGGIWTLYAILDEDIFIGIPNGIGLILGTSQLILYMIYMNSEASNLSGESYLQSEQQRLIVANNEANIQRLSSP, from the exons ATGGAGGCCTCGCTGCTGTTCGTAGGAATAGTTG GCAATGTTATCTCAGTTCTGGTCTTTGCTTCTCCCAT CAATACATTTCGGAGGATAGTGAGGAATCGATCAACCGAAGACTTCGAGCCGTCTCCCTACGTCATCACCCTCCTCAACTCCTCCTTATGGGTCTACTACGGCATCACCAAGCCCGGGGGACTCCTCATCGTCACCGTCAACGGCGTCGGCGTCGTCATGGAAGCAGTTTACGTCGCCCTTTTTCTGCTGTATGCTGCTCCACCGCTGAAG GCTAAGACGGCTGTTTTGGTTGCCGCGCTGGACGTTGGATTCTTTGGAGCTGTGGCTCTGGTGACGAGGTTGGCTGTCCATGGGAGCTCGAGGGTGGTGGTGATAGGACTCGTGTGTGCCTTTCTCAATGTGCTCATGTATGGATCGCCCCTCTGTGCAATG AGAAGTGTGATCACAAGGAGGAGTGTGGAGTATATGCCATTCCTTCTTTCATTCTTTCTCTTCCTAAATGGTGGAATTTGGACACTCTATGCAATACTTGATGAGGATATCTTTATTGGG ATACCAAATGGCATTGGATTAATCCTAGGAACATCTCAGCTAATCTTGTACATGATCTACATGAATTCTGAAGCCTCCAATCTATCAGGGGAATCATATCTACAGTCGGAACAACAACGGCTTATCGTGGCAAACAACGAAGCTAACATCCAAAGGTTGAGCTCTCCTTAG
- the LOC135626706 gene encoding bidirectional sugar transporter SWEET16-like isoform X2: MLSQFWSLLLPLRNRSTEDFEPSPYVITLLNSSLWVYYGITKPGGLLIVTVNGVGVVMEAVYVALFLLYAAPPLKAKTAVLVAALDVGFFGAVALVTRLAVHGSSRVVVIGLVCAFLNVLMYGSPLCAMRSVITRRSVEYMPFLLSFFLFLNGGIWTLYAILDEDIFIGIPNGIGLILGTSQLILYMIYMNSEASNLSGESYLQSEQQRLIVANNEANIQRLSSP; the protein is encoded by the exons ATGTTATCTCAGTTCTGGTCTTTGCTTCTCCCAT TGAGGAATCGATCAACCGAAGACTTCGAGCCGTCTCCCTACGTCATCACCCTCCTCAACTCCTCCTTATGGGTCTACTACGGCATCACCAAGCCCGGGGGACTCCTCATCGTCACCGTCAACGGCGTCGGCGTCGTCATGGAAGCAGTTTACGTCGCCCTTTTTCTGCTGTATGCTGCTCCACCGCTGAAG GCTAAGACGGCTGTTTTGGTTGCCGCGCTGGACGTTGGATTCTTTGGAGCTGTGGCTCTGGTGACGAGGTTGGCTGTCCATGGGAGCTCGAGGGTGGTGGTGATAGGACTCGTGTGTGCCTTTCTCAATGTGCTCATGTATGGATCGCCCCTCTGTGCAATG AGAAGTGTGATCACAAGGAGGAGTGTGGAGTATATGCCATTCCTTCTTTCATTCTTTCTCTTCCTAAATGGTGGAATTTGGACACTCTATGCAATACTTGATGAGGATATCTTTATTGGG ATACCAAATGGCATTGGATTAATCCTAGGAACATCTCAGCTAATCTTGTACATGATCTACATGAATTCTGAAGCCTCCAATCTATCAGGGGAATCATATCTACAGTCGGAACAACAACGGCTTATCGTGGCAAACAACGAAGCTAACATCCAAAGGTTGAGCTCTCCTTAG
- the LOC135626707 gene encoding dormancy-associated protein homolog 3-like isoform X2 → MGLLDKLWDDTLAGPRPETGLGRLRKHSSFGFRSNSGGKEGAAAGRGIAGSDTGGGDEVAVRVTRSIMIKRPAGCPSPGNATPPASPAGSTPPISPFSGGREWNRFKRKSPFDAYERVGRGEGGGMVGVGTQDAAAPHEV, encoded by the exons ATGGGCCTTCTCGACAAGCTCTGGGACGACACCCTCGCCGGGCCTCGCCCCGAGACCGGCCTCGGCCGCCTCCGGAAGCACTCCTCCTTCGGCTTTCGCTCCAATTCCGGCGGCAAAG AGGGAGCGGCGGCGGGCCGAGGGATCGCCGGATCGGATACCGGCGGCGGCGACGAGGTCGCAGTGCGGGTGACGCGGAGCATCATGATCAAGAGGCCGGCCGGGTGCCCGTCCCCGGGGAATGCCACACCGCCGGCTTCGCCCGCGGGATCTACGCCCCCCATCTCCCCCTTTTCCG GAGGCAGGGAGTGGAACAGATTTAAGAGGAAATCACCATTTGATGCTTATGAAAGAGTGGgacgaggagaaggaggaggaatgGTGGGTGTCGGAACACAGGATGCTGCTGCTCCTCATGAGGTTTGA
- the LOC135626707 gene encoding dormancy-associated protein homolog 3-like isoform X1, with translation MGLLDKLWDDTLAGPRPETGLGRLRKHSSFGFRSNSGGKAEGAAAGRGIAGSDTGGGDEVAVRVTRSIMIKRPAGCPSPGNATPPASPAGSTPPISPFSGGREWNRFKRKSPFDAYERVGRGEGGGMVGVGTQDAAAPHEV, from the exons ATGGGCCTTCTCGACAAGCTCTGGGACGACACCCTCGCCGGGCCTCGCCCCGAGACCGGCCTCGGCCGCCTCCGGAAGCACTCCTCCTTCGGCTTTCGCTCCAATTCCGGCGGCAAAG CAGAGGGAGCGGCGGCGGGCCGAGGGATCGCCGGATCGGATACCGGCGGCGGCGACGAGGTCGCAGTGCGGGTGACGCGGAGCATCATGATCAAGAGGCCGGCCGGGTGCCCGTCCCCGGGGAATGCCACACCGCCGGCTTCGCCCGCGGGATCTACGCCCCCCATCTCCCCCTTTTCCG GAGGCAGGGAGTGGAACAGATTTAAGAGGAAATCACCATTTGATGCTTATGAAAGAGTGGgacgaggagaaggaggaggaatgGTGGGTGTCGGAACACAGGATGCTGCTGCTCCTCATGAGGTTTGA
- the LOC135627139 gene encoding uncharacterized protein LOC135627139: MVIPPPVRPPRIIMYLKPYVLRMHFSNKYVSTQVVHTPTATVAASASSKEKLLRPVMESTRDVAAASKIGKILGERLLLKGIPAVSVFLKREQKYHGKVKAIIDSVRDAGVKLL, translated from the coding sequence ATGGTTATTCCTCCTCCAGTTAGGCCACCAAGGATCATCATGTACCTTAAGCCATATGTGCTCAGGATGCATTTCTCTAACAAATATGTCAGCACCCAGGTCGTCCACACCCCTACGGCTACTGTTGCTGCCTCAGCAAGCTCAAAGGAAAAGTTGCTGAGGCCAGTCATGGAGTCCACACGAGATGTTGCAGCAGCTAGCAAGATTGGGAAGATTCTTGGCGAGCGTCTGCTACTTAAGGGTATCCCTGCTGTTTCTGTGTTCTTGAAGAGGGAACAGAAATACCATGGAAAGGTCAAGGCTATCATAGATTCCGTCCGAGATGCTGGTGTGAAGCTGCTTTGA